A stretch of the Glutamicibacter sp. JL.03c genome encodes the following:
- a CDS encoding fumarylacetoacetate hydrolase family protein — MTKAGRSTVTTTVPVTEETFAQAGKVLAVHLSYSSRAAQRGRTPKFPSYFMKASSSLAATNGTVERPAGTELLAFEGEIALIIGTAARRVSVEEAWSYVGSITASNDLGVHDMKYADKGSNIRSKSGDGYTPLGPNMLDAASLDPAKLRVQTWVNGNLAQDATTSELLFSFAQIVADLSQQMTLQPGDIILTGTPAGSTVFFPGDVVEVEVTDLITGASTGKLKTTATEGTAAFGSFGNQPKVNDKDKEDAYGDRASASLPPVITGKDVLTDAVREQLAAVATATLSATLRKRGLNNVNIEVPGATKGMQRVIGTARTLRYIPNREDLFKAHGGGYNTQKQSIDSLNSGEILVMEARGETGSATLGDILALRSQQLGAAGIISDGGVRDLDAVSNLEIPVFYNGAHPAVLGRKHVAWDKDITVACGGVSVQPGDVIVADSDGIVVIPPALVEDVAAEAVVTESNDEFIFAMVKRGYGIEGLFPMNAEWKAKYNAWKDAGSPELDSWVL; from the coding sequence ATGACGAAAGCAGGACGATCAACGGTGACCACTACCGTCCCAGTAACCGAAGAGACCTTCGCCCAGGCAGGCAAAGTTCTGGCCGTGCACCTGAGCTACTCCTCCCGCGCAGCACAGCGCGGGCGTACCCCGAAGTTCCCCAGCTACTTCATGAAGGCTTCCAGTTCCCTGGCCGCCACCAACGGCACCGTCGAGCGCCCAGCAGGCACCGAGCTCTTGGCCTTCGAAGGAGAAATCGCGCTGATCATCGGCACCGCTGCCCGCCGGGTTTCGGTAGAAGAAGCCTGGAGCTACGTCGGCTCCATCACCGCATCCAACGACCTGGGCGTGCACGATATGAAGTACGCCGACAAGGGATCCAACATCCGCTCCAAGTCCGGCGACGGCTACACCCCGCTGGGCCCCAACATGCTGGATGCCGCTTCCCTGGACCCAGCCAAGCTGCGCGTGCAGACCTGGGTCAACGGAAACCTCGCCCAAGACGCCACCACCTCGGAACTGCTCTTCTCCTTCGCCCAAATCGTCGCCGACCTCTCCCAGCAGATGACCCTGCAGCCGGGCGACATCATCCTGACCGGCACCCCTGCGGGTTCCACCGTCTTCTTCCCGGGCGACGTGGTGGAAGTCGAAGTCACCGACCTGATCACCGGCGCCTCCACCGGGAAGCTGAAAACCACCGCCACCGAAGGCACTGCCGCTTTCGGCTCCTTCGGCAACCAGCCGAAGGTCAATGACAAGGACAAGGAAGACGCCTACGGCGACCGCGCCTCGGCCAGCCTGCCTCCGGTGATCACCGGCAAGGACGTCCTGACCGATGCCGTGCGCGAACAGCTCGCCGCGGTGGCCACCGCCACCCTCTCCGCCACCCTGCGCAAGCGCGGCCTGAACAACGTGAACATCGAAGTCCCCGGCGCCACCAAGGGCATGCAGCGCGTGATCGGCACCGCCCGCACCCTGCGCTACATCCCCAACCGCGAAGACCTCTTCAAGGCCCACGGCGGCGGATACAACACCCAGAAGCAGTCCATCGACTCGCTGAACAGCGGCGAAATCCTCGTCATGGAAGCCCGCGGCGAAACCGGCTCGGCCACCCTGGGCGACATCCTGGCGCTGCGTTCCCAGCAGCTGGGCGCAGCCGGCATCATCTCCGATGGCGGCGTACGCGACCTCGACGCGGTCTCCAACCTGGAGATCCCGGTCTTCTACAACGGCGCCCACCCGGCAGTGCTCGGCCGTAAGCACGTGGCCTGGGACAAGGACATCACCGTGGCTTGCGGCGGCGTCTCGGTCCAGCCCGGCGATGTCATCGTCGCCGACTCGGATGGCATCGTCGTCATCCCGCCGGCACTGGTCGAGGACGTCGCTGCCGAGGCAGTAGTCACCGAATCCAATGACGAGTTCATCTTCGCCATGGTCAAGCGCGGCTACGGCATCGAGGGGCTGTTCCCGATGAACGCGGAATGGAAGGCCAAGTACAACGCGTGGAAAGACGCCGGCAGCCCGGAGCTGGACTCATGGGTGCTGTAG
- the hpaE gene encoding 5-carboxymethyl-2-hydroxymuconate semialdehyde dehydrogenase, with product MSKHFVPENLPTHLQHYINGEFVDSIGGETFDVQEPVTNTNYATAASAQPADVDLAVAAASKAFKEGPWSKMLPRERSRVLHKIADIVESRDDELALLESYDSGLPITQAKGQARRAAENFRFFADLIVAQVDNSFRVPGRQMNYVNRKPIGVAALITPWNVPFMQESWKLAPAIATGNSVVMKPASYTPLSAGLWPDIFREAGLPEGVFNLIFGSGSVAGDYLVKHPDVPLVSFTGDSSTGATISTAAAPFFKGLSLELGGKSPAVVFADADLDAALDATVFGVFSLNGERCTAGSRVLVQRDIYDDFVAKFAQRAKNIRVGLPSDPQTEVGSLVHPKHFEKVMSYIEIGKREGRLLAGGGRAEGFEDEGNYVAPTVFADVAPDAQIFQDEIFGPVVAITPFDTDEEALELANNTKYGLAAYVWTSNLKRAHNFAHQIESGMVWLNSNNVRDLRTPFGGVKASGLGREGGYRSVDFYTTQQSIQITLNEAHSPKFGV from the coding sequence ATGAGCAAGCACTTCGTACCAGAAAATCTCCCCACCCACCTGCAGCACTACATCAACGGCGAATTCGTGGACTCCATCGGCGGGGAAACCTTCGATGTCCAGGAGCCAGTGACCAACACCAACTACGCCACCGCTGCATCGGCGCAGCCCGCCGACGTTGACCTGGCCGTGGCGGCCGCGTCCAAGGCCTTCAAGGAAGGCCCTTGGTCCAAGATGCTGCCACGCGAGCGCTCTCGTGTGCTGCACAAGATCGCCGACATCGTCGAATCCCGCGATGACGAGCTGGCCTTGCTGGAGTCCTACGACTCGGGCCTGCCGATCACCCAGGCCAAGGGCCAGGCACGCCGCGCAGCCGAGAACTTCCGCTTCTTCGCCGATCTGATCGTCGCCCAGGTGGATAACTCCTTCCGCGTGCCAGGCCGGCAGATGAACTACGTGAACCGCAAGCCGATTGGCGTGGCCGCGCTGATCACTCCATGGAATGTGCCGTTCATGCAGGAGTCCTGGAAGCTGGCCCCGGCCATCGCCACCGGCAACTCCGTGGTCATGAAACCGGCCAGCTACACCCCGCTCTCCGCTGGCCTGTGGCCAGATATCTTCCGTGAAGCCGGACTGCCAGAAGGCGTCTTCAACCTGATCTTCGGCTCCGGCTCCGTGGCCGGCGACTACCTGGTCAAGCACCCGGATGTGCCATTGGTGTCCTTCACCGGCGACTCCTCCACCGGCGCCACCATCTCCACCGCGGCGGCTCCATTCTTCAAGGGCCTGTCCCTGGAGCTCGGAGGCAAGTCCCCGGCAGTGGTCTTCGCCGATGCCGACCTGGATGCTGCTTTGGATGCCACCGTCTTCGGCGTGTTCTCGCTGAACGGCGAGCGCTGCACCGCCGGCTCCCGCGTGCTGGTTCAGCGCGACATCTACGATGACTTCGTCGCCAAGTTCGCGCAACGCGCCAAGAACATTCGCGTTGGCCTGCCTAGCGATCCGCAGACCGAGGTCGGCTCGCTGGTGCACCCCAAGCACTTCGAGAAGGTCATGAGCTACATCGAAATCGGCAAGCGCGAAGGCCGGCTGCTGGCCGGCGGCGGGCGCGCTGAAGGCTTCGAGGACGAGGGCAACTATGTCGCACCGACCGTGTTCGCCGATGTCGCCCCGGATGCGCAGATCTTCCAGGACGAGATCTTCGGCCCGGTCGTGGCGATCACCCCGTTCGACACCGACGAGGAAGCACTTGAGCTGGCCAACAACACCAAGTACGGCCTGGCCGCCTACGTATGGACCAGCAACCTGAAGCGCGCGCACAACTTCGCGCACCAGATCGAGTCCGGCATGGTCTGGCTGAACTCGAACAACGTCCGCGATTTGCGCACCCCCTTCGGCGGGGTGAAGGCTTCGGGTCTGGGCCGCGAGGGCGGCTACCGTTCGGTGGACTTCTACACCACCCAGCAGTCCATCCAGATCACCCTGAACGAAGCCCACTCCCCCAAGTTCGGCGTCTAG
- a CDS encoding GntR family transcriptional regulator — protein sequence MGAVVTASKSEAAYQLVSERITNGAYSPGYRLVLGTIAEELGCSVVPVREAIRRLEAEGLVHFTRNVGATVAHVDSTLYLHTMQTLMVIEPAATALAADSMDATWLAKARELNEKMRQCLEDFDPVAFTRMNTEFHQLLYGQCPNPHILDLVQRGWRRLAAMRASSFTHIPYRARESVKEHDALLDLIADHATPAQIEAACREHRAHTLNSYLKAAGMEPSAI from the coding sequence ATGGGTGCTGTAGTGACCGCCTCGAAGTCCGAAGCCGCCTACCAGCTGGTCTCCGAGCGCATCACCAACGGCGCCTACTCGCCGGGCTACCGCCTGGTGTTGGGCACCATCGCCGAGGAGCTTGGCTGCTCGGTGGTCCCGGTGCGCGAAGCGATCCGCCGCCTCGAGGCCGAAGGCCTGGTGCACTTCACCCGCAATGTCGGCGCCACCGTGGCCCATGTGGATTCGACCCTGTATCTGCACACCATGCAGACCCTGATGGTGATCGAACCGGCCGCCACCGCGCTGGCTGCCGACTCCATGGATGCCACGTGGCTGGCCAAGGCCCGGGAACTGAACGAAAAGATGCGCCAGTGCCTGGAGGACTTCGACCCGGTGGCCTTCACCCGGATGAACACCGAGTTCCACCAGCTGCTCTACGGGCAGTGCCCCAACCCGCACATCCTGGATCTGGTGCAGCGCGGCTGGCGCCGCCTGGCAGCGATGCGGGCCAGCAGCTTCACCCATATCCCCTACCGCGCCCGCGAATCGGTCAAGGAGCACGATGCGCTCCTTGATTTGATCGCCGATCACGCCACCCCGGCGCAGATCGAAGCGGCCTGCCGCGAACACCGCGCCCATACCCTGAACAGCTATTTGAAAGCTGCGGGCATGGAACCCAGCGCGATCTAG
- a CDS encoding ABC transporter ATP-binding protein has translation MSLTPEDIDQPSPALPTASIATAWRVLGRTLRPQRWLIIWASMVTLASSAAAMLAPFAIGILVDALGTDNPEPTLIRCLLAIAASLACGAALTWYARVLYARIAEPAVATLREDAVEHALNLESGILERAGDGELVSRVSDDSRLISQAVAWLLPAFLSATTLLVLSIPGLFTLHWVLGLTGLIAIPMYWLSLRWYLPRSAPLYREEREILARRTNTFLNAFHGRAMLHSQGWARVQIEALERASDDSRNVADRVFRMLTRYFARNNRAEFVTMAALLTAGFFLVQSDATTVGAVTTAALLYHRLFDPISEVVTLFDMVQEAGIALRRVTGILLAKRRTPSENSQLPHELSSTTGLVLHSVGHHFESDVAVLKELNLSLAEGQCVALVGTTGAGKTTAARILSGVIEPASGIATLDGKPLSAYEMTSLRQNIAMISQDTHVFSGTVRENLTLGSTAPCSENQLQQAIASCHAEWINELPQGLDCALGSNAYQLSSHQEQHLALVRIAVLDPRIIVMDEATAESGSSNSRELDKAAATLTKERTSLVIAHRLSQARNADRIIVMEQGEIIEDGTHEHLLAIDGKYAKLWRAWEG, from the coding sequence ATGAGCCTTACCCCAGAAGACATCGACCAACCATCGCCGGCGTTGCCCACGGCCAGTATCGCCACCGCTTGGCGAGTATTGGGTCGAACCCTCCGCCCACAGAGATGGCTGATCATCTGGGCATCAATGGTCACTCTGGCATCATCAGCGGCAGCCATGCTGGCACCCTTTGCCATCGGCATCCTTGTCGACGCATTGGGCACCGATAACCCCGAACCCACACTCATCCGATGCCTGCTGGCCATCGCCGCCTCATTGGCCTGCGGTGCCGCACTCACCTGGTATGCCCGAGTACTGTACGCAAGAATCGCCGAACCTGCGGTGGCAACCCTGCGTGAAGACGCCGTCGAACATGCGCTGAATCTAGAATCCGGTATCTTGGAGCGCGCAGGTGACGGCGAACTAGTCTCACGTGTCTCAGATGATTCTCGATTGATTTCACAAGCTGTCGCATGGCTCTTACCGGCTTTCCTCTCGGCAACCACCCTATTGGTGCTCTCGATTCCAGGACTTTTCACCCTGCACTGGGTATTGGGGCTCACCGGGCTAATAGCCATTCCAATGTACTGGTTGTCCCTGCGCTGGTACCTCCCGCGCAGTGCCCCGCTCTACCGTGAAGAACGTGAAATCCTGGCGCGTCGCACCAACACCTTCCTTAATGCGTTTCACGGACGCGCGATGCTGCATTCTCAGGGTTGGGCTCGGGTGCAGATCGAAGCGTTGGAACGGGCCAGCGACGACTCACGAAACGTAGCCGACCGCGTCTTCCGCATGCTCACCCGCTATTTCGCACGCAACAACCGTGCAGAATTTGTCACGATGGCAGCCTTGTTGACAGCCGGATTTTTCCTTGTCCAGAGCGATGCCACGACGGTTGGAGCAGTCACCACTGCAGCCCTGCTCTACCATCGGCTTTTCGACCCGATCTCAGAGGTGGTCACGCTCTTTGACATGGTTCAAGAGGCAGGCATCGCACTGCGCCGAGTCACCGGCATTCTTTTGGCCAAGCGTCGCACGCCCAGTGAAAATTCCCAGTTGCCCCATGAGCTGTCTTCCACCACAGGGCTGGTTCTGCATAGCGTCGGTCACCACTTCGAATCTGACGTGGCCGTACTCAAGGAGCTGAATTTGTCCCTCGCTGAGGGTCAGTGCGTCGCTTTGGTGGGTACCACCGGAGCTGGAAAAACCACCGCGGCACGGATCTTGTCTGGCGTCATCGAACCGGCAAGTGGCATCGCAACCCTTGACGGGAAGCCGTTATCTGCCTACGAAATGACGAGCCTTCGCCAGAACATCGCAATGATCTCCCAGGATACCCACGTCTTTTCCGGAACAGTACGAGAAAACCTCACGCTAGGGTCGACAGCACCTTGTTCCGAGAATCAGCTGCAACAGGCAATTGCTTCGTGTCATGCCGAGTGGATTAATGAATTACCTCAAGGATTGGACTGCGCACTGGGTTCTAATGCCTACCAGCTCTCCAGCCACCAAGAGCAGCATCTAGCCTTGGTTCGTATTGCTGTGCTTGATCCACGCATTATTGTCATGGACGAAGCCACTGCCGAGTCGGGATCTAGCAATTCGCGCGAGTTGGATAAGGCCGCAGCAACTTTGACCAAGGAGCGAACTTCGCTGGTTATAGCGCACCGGTTATCGCAGGCGAGAAACGCTGATCGGATCATCGTGATGGAGCAGGGTGAAATCATAGAAGATGGAACCCACGAGCACCTCCTGGCCATCGATGGCAAATACGCCAAGCTATGGAGAGCGTGGGAGGGCTAA